A window of the Lactuca sativa cultivar Salinas chromosome 7, Lsat_Salinas_v11, whole genome shotgun sequence genome harbors these coding sequences:
- the LOC128127276 gene encoding uncharacterized protein LOC128127276, with the protein MTGVTQRQTAELKIIVDEDNAEGCEDYFYSAPIDNADETAGLSDKTTWSVKGRYIPEPINKPFSFDIPSTSGTKDVPEEPLVEPDVPIERKEPKGPLKRQDAPEVQTKESTKTKMEDKTTTTQKEKPQASFNVHKSQKELAEQKRLRNQRYASNLNERKRHLNSQNPNYEPSRKESMDKGKEKSKENFSPNSFYSKSKNRKSSLGSQPEFGSQPKFGSQPSFGHQPSFGPRPKFGPKPKFSSRSRFGPKTSFGPNSRHGSSRSQDETNSLKDIKGKGKLLSDSENENKRSSPKPRNPMKNTKPSKETPKDTLRFKEDKTKIKVFTIKRKDQTTLVKRTYLVDASIVIPFSMKNSPGPKKLWKVQRTEDASGDIFPESRQVSVPISNLFDEYIRLFDEPEKAIHLEATAADNRVDNMKKVIDEAAKSMENETLTPKPSPNTLHTDSTFQGENSTTFKPSEVPVEGENPNSSPISTSSTNTQTNEPKSTCDTPIEGEIPSADSAENKDFTSPVEGEKEKTSDSSTEEGERDQSDVEVEVEAELNPEYDPLYPPLTKWTKDHPKEQIIGESS; encoded by the exons ATGACCGGAGTCACTCAAAGACAAACAGCAGAGTTAAAGATAATAGTTGACGAGGATAACGCTGAGGGATGTGAAGACTATTTCTATTCTGCTCCCattgataatgcagatgaaaccgcGGGATTGTCTGACAAAACCACATGGAGTGTCAAAGGACGATACATACCCGAACCCATCAATAAACCTTTCAGTTTCGATATTCCCAGCACAAGCGGAActaaagatgttcctgaagaaccGTTAGTTGAACCTGATGTTCCAATCGAGAGGAAAGAACCGAAAGGTCCACTCAAGAGACAGGATGCACCAGAAGTTCAAACTAAGGAAAGTACCAAAACCAAAATGGAGGATAAAACAACCACAACCCAGAAGGAGAAACCACAAGCCAGCTTCAATGTTCACAAATCACAGAAGGAGCTAGCTGAACAGAAAAGACTCAGAAATCAAAGATATGCCTCGAATCTGAATGAACGGAAAAGGCATTTGAATTCTCAAAATCCTAATTATGAGCCTTCTAGGAAAGAATCCATGGATAAAGGAAAggaaaagtcaaaggaaaattttAGTCCAAATTCCTTTTATTCCAAATCCAAAAACCGAAAGTCAAGTCTCGGTTCTCAACCCGAGTTCGGTTCTCAACCCAAGTTCGGTTCTCAACCCAGTTTCGGTCATCAACCCAGTTTCGGTCCACGACCCAAGTTTGGTCCTAAACCCAAATTTAGCTCTCGATCCAGATTCGGTCCTAAAACTAGTTTCGGTCCCAATTCTAGACATGGATCCTCCAGATCCCAAGATGAAACAAATTCCTtaaaggacatcaaaggaaaaggaaagttgTTATCAGACtctgaaaatgaaaataaaagatCCTCCCCTAAACCTAGGAATCCAATGAAAAACACTAAACCATCTAAAGAAACCCCAAAAGATACATTAAGATTTAaagaagataaaacaaaaatcaaggtGTTTACCATCAAAAGAAAGGATCAAACGACTCTTGTTAAAAGAACTTATTTAGTTGATGCTTCTATTGTTATTCCCTTCTCTATGAAAAACTCACCAGgtcccaagaaactttgg aaagttcAGAGAACAGAAGATGCTTCAGGAGACATCTTTCCGGAATCTAGACAGGTCTCGGTTCCGATATCCAACCTGTTTGATGAATACATtcggttatttgatgaaccagaaaaggcaaTACATTTGGAGGCAACAGCAGCAGACAACAGAGTAGATAATATGAAGAAAGTCATAGACGAAGCTGCCAAATCAATGGAAAACGAAACACTCACTCCTAAACCATCACCCAATACCTTACACACCGATTCaacattccagggggagaactctACCACTTTCAAACCATCTGAAGTtcctgttgagggggagaatcccaaTTCCTCCCCAATATCTACTAGTTCAACTAATACTCAAACAAATGAACCAAAATCAACATGTGATACTCCAATCGAGGGGGAGATACCCTCTGCCGATTCTGCTGAAAACAAAGACTTcacttcgccagtcgagggggagaaggaGAAAACAAGTGACAGTTCTACTGAAGAAGGTGAAAGGGATCAGTCAGATGTTGAAGTTGAAGTTGAAGCAGAACTAAATCCAGAATATGATCCACTCTATCCTCCGCTAACAAAATGGACAAAAGACCATCCCAAAGAGCAAATTATTGGTGAATCCTCATAA
- the LOC128127277 gene encoding uncharacterized protein LOC128127277: protein MMYEMGYTDVLTSIAKVKKSCLPSQWNGLLTLLIKGLAETYGGSDTTSKGFLTILYGLYNGINLDYGTIICSQVVQSLNTTTCHLEISCGRFWTLITKKAMDSLEIPVMKDVLLASIASFHTKKIIISDPSKFHHYGLIPESMYRCVSAQSNVMAEYRKHSPLGPRVLSEEQQATLDALDQPANRGKRVIKKEKEETKEGKPKSSKRKSAEGDSSQSKPKKIKKMANRPKGNFSPGSDTVEDQDAEAENPQVLTRAQTPRRSPTPPTSPKGTKIPTPPAPPKTTKIPTPPTSLKQKAPLSAPTDIPPILTEPTSLPPSTIITSVPVSTIPLLTPLTTESITITIPKILVEVNVSDTGATTVIDTPVINIPTSPTPSSTSGATLGGDDEDYESLYYSPYRIPTDNDPDAPVTSQHIQDINEKLDRLLADSKAYGSVVLKAFLETAIQQYTDAIEKSTATVDKSTASCSKATKEVTEVVHTTQLFLDSLKAHTDTNAAKYQASMDSFSKTLQDETTKFEALRTDLKTDSTSFLQSLDSRFASLSAESTLKEDLIKHQATIDLQKVQLDQAEKEISLLKTQRAVYQSCAGDVKNILTTLLEPHDPLLTLTIWKHRQSKIIPAITILSEMKGVSEKVFLPKQGAEESADLKDKLELKDNLASVSGKQVQVDSDSDTEETIAEALKRNKRDKELNETVKVAQEAKNKEEEDVLQCKKTLFPEWDRDTLINQVIEFLLCTGWNRLLHLIVIIHRTRSSTCQSQEKHLPFIVSM from the coding sequence ATGATGTATGAGATGGGATACACAGATGTGCTTACATCGATTGCAAAGGTCAAGAAATCGTGTTTACCATCGCAATGGAATGGGTTGCTGACATTGCTAATCAAGGGTTTGGCAGAAACATATGGTGGTTCAGACACAACAAGCAAAGGCTTTCTTACCATTCTTTATGGTttatacaacgggatcaacctagATTATGGCACTATAATCTGTTCCCAAGTAGTGCAGAGTTTAAACACAACGACCTGTCATTTAGAGATCTCTTGTGGTCGTTTCTGGACCCTGATTACAAAGAAGGCCATGGATTCTTTGGAGATACCTGTCATGAAGGATGTTCTTCTTGCCTCTATTGCCTCATTCCATACAAAGAAGATCATCATATCCGATCCAAGTAAGTTTCATCACTATGGATTGATTCCGGAATCCATGTACAGGTGTGTTTCGGCACAAAGCAATGTGATGGCCGAATACCGTAAACACTCTCCTCTTGGTCCAAGGGTCCTGTCTGAAGAACAACAAGCTACACTGGATGCCTTGGATCAGCCTGCTAACAGAGGCAAACGGGTtataaagaaagagaaagaagaaacTAAGGAGGGTAAGCCAAAATCTTCAAAGCGTAAGTCTGCTGAAGGGGATTCTTCTCAATCAAAAccgaagaagataaagaagatggcTAACAGACCCAAGGGGAACTTTTCTCCTGGATCTGATACGGTTGAAGATCAAGACGCAGAAGCCGAGAATCCTCAGGTTTTAACCAGAGCGCAAACACCTCGAAGATCTCCAACCCCACCTACATCTCCTAAAGGTACCAAAATCCCAACTCCACCAGCCCCTCCCAAAACTACTAAAATTCCCACTCCACCTACATCACTAAAACAGAAAGCTCCACTTTCTGCTCCCACTGATATACCACCCATTCTCACCGAACCAACTTCACTACCCCCTTCAACCATCATTACCTCTGTTCCTGTCTCAACTATACCTCTCTTAACTCCTCTCACAACCGAATCCATCACTATCACCATTCCCAAAATCCTAGTGGaagtcaatgtatctgatacaggggctaCTACTGTGATTGATACTCCTGTTATCAACATACCAACATCCCCAACCCCATCCTCTACCTCTGGTGCTACTCTTGGTGGAGATGATGAGGACTATGAGTCGCTGTATTACAGTCCTTATAGAATTCCAACAGATAATGATcctgatgctcctgtcaccagtCAACATATACAGGACATTAATGAAAAGTTGGATCGACTGCTTGCTGATAGCAAAGCTTATGGCAGTGTTGTTTTAAAAGCATTCTTGGAGACTGCCATTCAGCAATACACTGATGCTATTGAGAAATCCACAGCAACAGTTGATAAGTCAACCGCTTCTTGTTCCAAGGCCACAAAGGAGGTTACTGAGGTTGTTCACACAACTCAGCTTTTCCTTGATTCTCTGAAAGCTCATACTGACACAAATGCGGCAAAATATCAAGCTTCGATGGACTCCTTCTCTAAAACTCTTCAAGATGAAACCACAAAATTTGAAGCCCTTCGTACTGATCTCAAAACAGACTCCACATCTTTTCTCCAATCTCTGGATTCTCGTTTTGCTTCTCTTTCTGCAGAAAGTACGTTGAAGGAGGACCTGATAAAACACCAAGCCACAATTGATCTCCAAAAAGTTCAACTGGATCAGGCAGAAAAAGAGATCTCTCTGTTAAAGACTCAAAGGGCAGTTTATCAAAGTTGTGCTGGTGATGTGAAGAATATCTTGACTACTCTTCTTGAACCTCATGATCCCTTATTGACCTTAACCATCTGGAAGCATCGTCAATCCAAAATCATTCCTGCAATTACAATTCTCAGTGAGATGAAGGGTGTCTCGGAGAAGGTCTTTCTTCCGAAACAAGGGGCAGAAGAGAGTGCAGATCTGAAAGATAAACTAGAACTGAAGGATAATTTAGCTTCGGTTTCTGGAAAGCAAGTTCAAGTTGATAGTGATAGTGATACTGAAGAGACTATCGCTGAAGCCCTTAAAAGAAATAAGAGGGACAAAGAGCTTAATGAAACGGTGAAGGTGGCACAAGAGGCAAAGAATAAGGAAGAGGAGGATGTCTTGCAATGCAAGAAGACGCTGTTTCCAGAATGGGACAGAGATACACTCATCAATCAGGTGATTGAGTTCCTGCTATGTACTGGTTGGAACCGATTGCTTCATTTGATTGTGATAATTCAtaggactcgcagttcgacatgccaatcACAAGAAAAGCATTTACCTTTCATTGTTTCGATGTAA